From one Oncorhynchus clarkii lewisi isolate Uvic-CL-2024 chromosome 6, UVic_Ocla_1.0, whole genome shotgun sequence genomic stretch:
- the LOC139411893 gene encoding protein-lysine 6-oxidase-like isoform X1 → MRGLGFEACLLSLTQLCILSCIMQTVLTQDASPSAALRQRMPWQHNGQVFSILSHGSEYQPSGRRDRKTGSAQRNHIVVVINNNETAEETNVHRYPAPRGSPRRPAPGVQLRTARRRPSGAIRHERPQENRETASRPSTSNPTDDKPTSTNSPPLTNLRREDMMVGDDPNNPYKSIGYNPYNPYYNYYDAYYRPRARSREPHGYGTSYHQHGGLPDLVPDPYYIQVSSYIQRSPMYNLRCAAEEGCLASSAQGVADYDTRVLLRFPQRVKNQGTADFLPSKPRYAWEWHSCHHHFHSMDEFSLYELLETGSERSVAEGHKASFCLEDTSCDPGYYRRFACTSHTQGLSPGCYDTYNADIDCQWIDITDVTPGKYILKITVNPGHQVPESNFDNNVVRCSVQYSGTSVQVSGCTVTS, encoded by the exons ATGAGGGGTCTTGGCTTTGAAGCCTGTTTATTGTCGTTGACACAGCTATGCATCCTCAGTTGCATAATGCAAACAGTTCTTACGCAGGATGCTTCGCCATCAGCAGCTTTAAGGCAGAGAATGCCATGGCAACACAACGGGCAGGTGTTTAGTATACTTAGCCACGGTTCTGAATATCAGCCATCGGGACGAAGAGACCGAAAAACAGGTTCAGCTCAACGGAATCACATAGTTGTCGTTATCAACAATAATGAGACGGCTGAAGAGACGAATGTGCACAGATACCCTGCGCCAAGAGGCTCTCCAAGGCGGCCAGCGCCGGGTGTGCAATTACGCACCGCGCGTCGACGTCCTAGTGGGGCGATTAGACATGAAAGACCCCAAGAGAACCGGGAGACTGCTTCAAGACCTTCAACATCAAATCCCACCGACGACAAACCCACATCTACTAACTCTCCACCACTGACTAATTTGAGAAGAGAGGATATGATGGTTGGAGATGACCCGAACAACCCCTATAAATCCATTGGTTATAATCCCTATAACCCCTATTATAATTATTATGATGCTTACTACAGACCCAGAGCCAGAAGCAGAGAGCCGCATGGTTATGGCACAAGTTATCATCAACACGGAG GTCTCCCTGACTTGGTGCCTGACCCATACTATATTCAAGTTTCCTCCTATATCCAGAGGTCGCCCATGTACAATCTGAGATGTGCAGCCGAGGAAGGTTGCCTCGCAAG TTCTGCTCAGGGCGTGGCCGACTACGACACCCGGGTGCTGCTGCGGTTCCCCCAGCGCGTGAAGAACCAGGGCACTGCTGACTTCCTGCCCAGCAAACCTCGCTATGCCTGGGAATGGCACAGCTGCCATCA TCACTTCCATAGCATGGACGAGTTCAGTCTGTACGAGCTGCTGGAGACCGGCTCAGAGAGGAGCGTTGCCGAGGGACACAAGGCCAGCTTCTGTTTGGAGGACACGTCATGTGACCCGGGATACTACAGACGCTTCGCCTGCACGTCTCACACTCAG GGATTGAGTCCTGGATGCTATGACACCTATAATGCCGATATTGACTGTCAGTGGATTGACATTACTGATGTGACACCTGGGAAGTATATCCTTAAG ATCACTGTAAACCCAGGTCACCAGGTTCCAGAGTCCAACTTTGACAATAATGTTGTTCGTTGTAGTGTTCAATACAGCGGCACCTCTGTCCAGGTTTCAGGGTGTACTGTTACATCGTGA
- the LOC139411893 gene encoding protein-lysine 6-oxidase-like isoform X2 gives MMVGDDPNNPYKSIGYNPYNPYYNYYDAYYRPRARSREPHGYGTSYHQHGGLPDLVPDPYYIQVSSYIQRSPMYNLRCAAEEGCLASSAQGVADYDTRVLLRFPQRVKNQGTADFLPSKPRYAWEWHSCHHHFHSMDEFSLYELLETGSERSVAEGHKASFCLEDTSCDPGYYRRFACTSHTQGLSPGCYDTYNADIDCQWIDITDVTPGKYILKITVNPGHQVPESNFDNNVVRCSVQYSGTSVQVSGCTVTSY, from the exons ATGATGGTTGGAGATGACCCGAACAACCCCTATAAATCCATTGGTTATAATCCCTATAACCCCTATTATAATTATTATGATGCTTACTACAGACCCAGAGCCAGAAGCAGAGAGCCGCATGGTTATGGCACAAGTTATCATCAACACGGAG GTCTCCCTGACTTGGTGCCTGACCCATACTATATTCAAGTTTCCTCCTATATCCAGAGGTCGCCCATGTACAATCTGAGATGTGCAGCCGAGGAAGGTTGCCTCGCAAG TTCTGCTCAGGGCGTGGCCGACTACGACACCCGGGTGCTGCTGCGGTTCCCCCAGCGCGTGAAGAACCAGGGCACTGCTGACTTCCTGCCCAGCAAACCTCGCTATGCCTGGGAATGGCACAGCTGCCATCA TCACTTCCATAGCATGGACGAGTTCAGTCTGTACGAGCTGCTGGAGACCGGCTCAGAGAGGAGCGTTGCCGAGGGACACAAGGCCAGCTTCTGTTTGGAGGACACGTCATGTGACCCGGGATACTACAGACGCTTCGCCTGCACGTCTCACACTCAG GGATTGAGTCCTGGATGCTATGACACCTATAATGCCGATATTGACTGTCAGTGGATTGACATTACTGATGTGACACCTGGGAAGTATATCCTTAAG ATCACTGTAAACCCAGGTCACCAGGTTCCAGAGTCCAACTTTGACAATAATGTTGTTCGTTGTAGTGTTCAATACAGCGGCACCTCTGTCCAGGTTTCAGGGTGTACTGTTACATC GTACTAA